From Sphingomonas sp. PAMC26645:
TCGGTCGAGCCGGTCTCGACGCAGGTGATCCCACGCGATCGCCACGCGATGTTCTTTGCTACGCTGGGCGTGATCGCCAGCTCGATCGAGCGGCTCGCGACCGAAGTGCGCCATCTGCAGCGGACCGAAGTGCTCGAGGCGGAGGAGTTCTTCTCGCCCGGCCAGAAGGGTTCGTCGGCGATGCCGCATAAGCGCAATCCGGTGCTGACCGAAAACCTGACCGGCCTTGCGCGGATGGTGCGCGGGTATGTGACGCCGGCGATGGAGAACGTCGCGCTGTGGCATGAGCGCGATATCTCGCACTCGTCGGTCGAGCGCTACATCGGGCCGGATGCGACGATCACGCTCGACTTCGCGCTCGCGCGGCTGACCGGGGTGATGGACAAGCTGGTCGTGTACCCCGAGCGGATGTTGAAGAACCTCAACAAGATGGGCGGCCTCGTCCATTCGCAGCGCGTGCTGCTGGCACTGACACAGGCGGGCGTGAGCCGTGAGGACGCATATCGGCTGGTGCAGCGCAACGCGATGAAGGTGTGGGATTCGGACGGTGCGCTGTCGCTGCTCGAACTGCTGAAGGCGGATCCGGAAGTGACACTGTCGGATGCGGAACTCGAGGACAAGTTCGACCTCGGCTATCATTTGAAGCACGTCGACACGATCTTCGCACGGGTATTCGGCGCGGCCTGAGGACCGGAGGCAAGGTTGCTCCCCTCCCTGAAAAGGAGGGGCCGGGGGTGGGTAGGCCGGTTCGGGCCACACTCGTCTGGCTCGTACGGAAGCCGGCCCACCCCCTGCCCCTCCCTTTCAGGGAGGGGAGATCGTTGCGGATCGGGCGGATGTAACGTCCAAAACGACCCAAAGTGCACGCAACGCAATTGCGATTACGTGTTACAAAATTGCGACAACGCGCAACTAAGCCCATATCCCCCTTGCCGGATATTGTTCCGGCATCGGAGACCTACCCATGCGCATGTTCGAAACCGTGACCAGCACCATGCTGGCGATCGCGGCTCAAGCGCTGGTGGTCGGGGTGGTCATCACCGCCTTCTGATCCATCGGCCCGCCCGCCCCCTTCCGAGGGGGCGCGGCTAGGCCGGCAGTTTCAAGACCCGCGAATAATCACCGCTTTCGCGGATAGCGCGCGGCGAATTCCTCGTCGGACATCATCAGGTAGCGGATCATGTCGATCAGCGCCCAAGGCGCGCTGATGACCAGACCGACCACCGTGATGGTGAGCACCAGCATGACGATCCCGGAGCCGGTCCGGCCGAGGTAGAAACGGTGGATGCCCAGCGTGCCGATCACGAACGCCATCACCGCCGCGACGTATTTGTTGCGATCGTTGGTCGGGAGTGTCTCGGGCGGCACGGCGCGCCTCGGGCCCGGCGCAGTCGGCATCGGGAAGACGCTGAGCGCGCGATCGTTGGCAGCCTCGAAATCGACTTCAAGACCGATCGCGGGTTCGCCGCGGTGCGCCCAGTCCTCGCGCGCGAACCGGTAACGTTGTCCGTCCTGTCCTGCGACGAGCCCTTCGCCCGTGCGGGGATCGACGCCTAAAACCTGTCCGCGCATATCATTCCTCGGTGTTCGATTTCATTCTGGCGGATGATGCGGATCAGGCAAGCTCGAACTCACTCCCGGTGTCAGGCGGCAAGCGCGGGTTGACGCCAATGTCTGTCGTCGTCGTTGTCTGCATTCGTCGATCGCTTCTTCCGCGAGCGGATCGCACGCTTGTGCGCTTTTGCAGCCGGGCGGCGAGTTAAGACGCTGATCCAGCCCGTCATGAAGGTCCGAACGCGCAGGCTGGATGCCGCAGCGGCCAGCGCCATGAGAATGTCGACATAGGCCGAAACCTCGAACATTGTGATCCAGATCGCGACATCGGGGGCGGCCAGGGTGAGTAGTCGAATGCCGTCGCCTTCTCCGACGAGCGTGACCATCGCCGCCGTCAGCATCAGCAGGAACATGACCGCGGCATCGCCTCGCGTGAAC
This genomic window contains:
- the purB gene encoding adenylosuccinate lyase, producing MVPRYSRPDMVAIWTPEARFKIWFEIEAHATDALAELGVVPKEAAAAIWEKGAFEVDRIDEIERETKHDVIAFLTNVAEHVGPEARFMHQGMTSSDVLDTCLAVQLAKASDILIADLDALLVVLERRAREHKMTPTIGRSHGIHAEPVTFGLKLAQAHAEFARNRARLVAAREDVATCAISGAVGTFANIDPFVEEYVAGKLGLSVEPVSTQVIPRDRHAMFFATLGVIASSIERLATEVRHLQRTEVLEAEEFFSPGQKGSSAMPHKRNPVLTENLTGLARMVRGYVTPAMENVALWHERDISHSSVERYIGPDATITLDFALARLTGVMDKLVVYPERMLKNLNKMGGLVHSQRVLLALTQAGVSREDAYRLVQRNAMKVWDSDGALSLLELLKADPEVTLSDAELEDKFDLGYHLKHVDTIFARVFGAA
- a CDS encoding TM2 domain-containing protein; protein product: MRGQVLGVDPRTGEGLVAGQDGQRYRFAREDWAHRGEPAIGLEVDFEAANDRALSVFPMPTAPGPRRAVPPETLPTNDRNKYVAAVMAFVIGTLGIHRFYLGRTGSGIVMLVLTITVVGLVISAPWALIDMIRYLMMSDEEFAARYPRKR